In one Phyllostomus discolor isolate MPI-MPIP mPhyDis1 chromosome 8, mPhyDis1.pri.v3, whole genome shotgun sequence genomic region, the following are encoded:
- the NXPH3 gene encoding neurexophilin-3 isoform X2 → MPRKRGHISPKARPLANSTLLGLLAPPGEAWGFLGQPPNRPNHSPSPSAKVKKIFGWGDFYSNIKTVTLNLLVTGKIVDHGNGTFSVHFRHNATGQGNISISLVPPSKAVEFHQEQQIFIEAKASKIFNCRMEWEKVERGRRTSLCTHDPAKTCSRDHAQSSATWSCSQPFKVVCVYIAFYSADYRLVQKVCPDYNSHSDTPYYPSG, encoded by the coding sequence atGCCTCGGAAGCGGGGCCACATCTCACCTAAGGCCCGTCCCCTGGCCAACTCTACTCTTCTAGGGCTGCTGGCTCCACCTGGAGAGGCCTGGGGTTTCCTCGGGCAGCCCCCCAACCGCCCCAaccacagcccctccccttcaGCCAAAGTGAAGAAGATCTTTGGCTGGGGCGACTTCTACTCCAACATCAAGACGGTCACCCTGAACCTGCTCGTCACGGGGAAGATCGTGGACCACGGGAACGGGACCTTCAGCGTCCACTTCCGCCACAAcgccactggccagggcaacatcTCCATCAGCCTCGTGCCCCCCAGCAAAGCCGTGGAGTTCCACCAGGAGCAGCAGATCTTCATCGAAGCCAAGGCCTCCAAAATCTTCAACTGCCGGATGGAGTGGGAGAAGGTGGAGCGGGGCCGCCGGACCTCCCTCTGCACCCACGACCCGGCCAAGACCTGCTCCCGAGACCACGCCCAGAGCTCCGCCACCTGGAGCTGCTCCCAGCCCTTCAAAGTCGTCTGCGTCTACATCGCCTTCTACAGCGCGGACTACAGGCTGGTCCAGAAGGTGTGCCCGGATTACAACTCCCACAGTGACACTCCGTACTACCCCTCCGGCTGA
- the NXPH3 gene encoding neurexophilin-3 isoform X1, with amino-acid sequence MQLTRCCFVFLVQGSLYLVICGQDDGPPGSEDPERDDHKSQPQPRMPRKRGHISPKARPLANSTLLGLLAPPGEAWGFLGQPPNRPNHSPSPSAKVKKIFGWGDFYSNIKTVTLNLLVTGKIVDHGNGTFSVHFRHNATGQGNISISLVPPSKAVEFHQEQQIFIEAKASKIFNCRMEWEKVERGRRTSLCTHDPAKTCSRDHAQSSATWSCSQPFKVVCVYIAFYSADYRLVQKVCPDYNSHSDTPYYPSG; translated from the exons ATGCAACTGACTCGCTGCTGCTTCGTCTTCCTAGTGCAGGGCAGCCTCTATCTG GTCATCTGTGGCCAGGATGATGGGCCCCCTGGCTCCGAGGACCCTGAGCGTGATGACCACAagagccagccccagccccggatGCCTCGGAAGCGGGGCCACATCTCACCTAAGGCCCGTCCCCTGGCCAACTCTACTCTTCTAGGGCTGCTGGCTCCACCTGGAGAGGCCTGGGGTTTCCTCGGGCAGCCCCCCAACCGCCCCAaccacagcccctccccttcaGCCAAAGTGAAGAAGATCTTTGGCTGGGGCGACTTCTACTCCAACATCAAGACGGTCACCCTGAACCTGCTCGTCACGGGGAAGATCGTGGACCACGGGAACGGGACCTTCAGCGTCCACTTCCGCCACAAcgccactggccagggcaacatcTCCATCAGCCTCGTGCCCCCCAGCAAAGCCGTGGAGTTCCACCAGGAGCAGCAGATCTTCATCGAAGCCAAGGCCTCCAAAATCTTCAACTGCCGGATGGAGTGGGAGAAGGTGGAGCGGGGCCGCCGGACCTCCCTCTGCACCCACGACCCGGCCAAGACCTGCTCCCGAGACCACGCCCAGAGCTCCGCCACCTGGAGCTGCTCCCAGCCCTTCAAAGTCGTCTGCGTCTACATCGCCTTCTACAGCGCGGACTACAGGCTGGTCCAGAAGGTGTGCCCGGATTACAACTCCCACAGTGACACTCCGTACTACCCCTCCGGCTGA